CGGTAAGATAAAATGAACCCATAGTACACTTcagtaattttttgatcAGATTTTGTTTATGTTTCTCATTGTCtgttgaaaataatttgccgtatatatatgatcTTGCCACATCTGAAAACTCCCAATTTCTCCAGGTCGAGAACACAGACataaagatatttttagCATCATTGGCAGAAGTGTATTTCCTCTCTTTTAGCACCTTGTCGATATTATTTTGCCAATCATCAGGAAGGTAAGTCAAAATATGCCTTAAACGTGTAATAATTTTCCAGCTACGATTCTCACGCACATGCCCTTTAGAAAGTCTCATAATAAAAGCTGGCTTTGTTATGACATAAGGATCATGGCTGATTTGATAATATTCGCTTGCGGCTGTAAGTTCTGAAATAAGTTCTGTCTTTGAACTAGTTCTGGTGTCCTGAATGGAATGGAAAGAGGTAGCAACTTCTTGTAAAAGATTTGCCTGATCGCTACAGTACTGAAAGAGCCACTCCATTTGAGATTCGTCTATAGTAATATCTGATGATGTCAAGTTCAATGAGTTCACTTGTCTACCTTCGGTAGACGACCATATTTCAAACCCCTCAAGCCCCAATGACAATGCAGGTGGACGATCTTCAGATAAGtctggattttttttctggttAACAGTTACTCTGACAGTCTTTACCCTTGCTAAGGCTGCTACCTCCAATAATTTAGTTGTTCGATTCTTCTCGAGCGATTTTTCCCTCATTTGATAATCAATACGATCCAAATAGAGTTCGAAACCTTCCTCACCTGTTTCTTGCCATATCAAGTTTAAGTAAGCAATATGAATATCAATATTGGAAATAGAAGTAATCCCTTCTTGAAGATTGCTTAATCTTTTCACAATTCCAATTTCAATATCGTCCAAGACCTGTACCATATTTTCAGAATAGAGCTGTTCTAGTAAACTCTTGGTGAATACAAAAAGGAGTGGGTCAATatccaaaagaatatatgaAACATCAACAACATAGTTGTCTTTCTCATCATCTCCGTCTTCTGTAAAAGCGCCAGGTTTGAAGCCTGAAGAACTCGCCTCTTCGTCATTGTCATCTTCAGTGAAACTGGCCTTTGAAGGCTCGACAGTCGATGGAGTTTCAGCGAATGAGTCCTTAAAAGGATTCGCGGCCTCCAGAAGGGTGGCATACTCACCAACTATATCTTCAATGATAAAATCGATAGTATCAGGCAAAGTAGGAAGAGGTAAAGTTGGAATCGACGAAGATGGAGCTATAGCCCCATACAGTTTTTGATATGTATCTGAATCTTGATAAAATAGTGGAAGAAGGAAAGAACATCTATGATAAGGCGAATCATGGAATGTAATATATTTACGCTGCTCTGATCTCTTTTTATCGATATCTTTATATTGTTCGAAATTTGTGAATCTTaactttgtttcaaatttgagAAATGACATATCCACACCATCACCCATTACGcaatttaaagaaatcttcaattttgGGACCTTTACGTCTATTCTTTGTGAgtaattttcattttcaaaatcaatcaaaGTAAATAATATAGATTCCGCACTAATAACTGATTGTGATTTCATTACTGGATCTTCAAGGCTTATCCTTATCCTTTCAGCATGCACTGTTAATGAAGTCATATCATCAATGGTCTCAGTAtcatataataatatattctCCAAGTCGTTGTAGCCAAAACCTATCTTATAAAAGGAACTGAAAAATCCCTTTATGAATTCAACGTCTGAATCAATGCTCAAATCACCAAGATTGATATCCCATTGGCAGAAGTAAGTAGGTTCTGTAGGCGGTAGTCCGTACATTCTGTGTCCATGGATGGTGAGATCTGAGAGTGATCCGTGCTCTTGTTCATCGGCACCGTTATTGCGGCGtataaaatcaaaaaccTCATTTATCTGTTTTGAAACATGTCTTTTTATTGAAGTACCATCAAGAACTGCCATTATATCCATATAATAATTGCAACTTCTAAAGTCGACAACAAGCTCGGAAAAATGCAATGCAATACATGGGTCAAAACTATATATCGTTTCTGGTAATATTAAAGCACCATTCCAAACTGAAAAGGTGAACCAAATATCAGTTTCGTTGGTTgtccttttcaaatctgaTCTTTTCATAGGTCCTTTAGCTTcagaattattttttacaCTGCTGTTCTGGTACCCTGAATCCACAGTAGATGCCAAATCTACTACTGAGCTCTTAGTAGTGACATCACCGACATCTCTGGCACCAAGGACGCCCGTGTACTCCTCGGAAGTCACGAAATTAAAGAATTCGCCAAAGTAGTTCATCTTTACATTTGTTAAATACCTCATGACAAACCCATAGCAGTGAAGCACCGTACTATTGCTTGTACATTCTATGACCAATGTATCAACATTATCGATATCTAATTCAGAATATAGAAGGTAGGTACCCTTAATTGTAAAGTCGTATGCTCTTCCAACTTCTTTATGTTTCATAAATTCGTTCAAAGTATTCCAAGGAGGTGTATTTAACATCATTCTGAACATTGGTGTTGAGATTTCGTACGATATATCTGTGTACGTCCCCAAAATACTCTCACGAGGCACTGTGACATCGATAGCGAGTTTATCCCCATGAAGTGACAAGTAACAGTTTTCGTTAAAATCCAATGGGTTGTTAACAATATTGTGATCATTTACGTTTAAGTAAATAGAATAACCCTCCATTTCCCAGTTGACCTTGTAAACAAATGGTCTAAAAAGTTCATATGGCGTAGGGTCACCAGCGGAAAAGTCTGAAAGCGTATCTGCAACTAATGTTATATGTTCTCGAAGTAAAAACGCCTCCAATTGCTCTGATTTCATATTGATTATCCATATGGCTTTGCTATTCCAACCTAATGGGTATCCTATATCTCCATCAATATTAAATACTTTACtcttcaataaaatatcGTGGTTAACACTTGACCTAATTTCAGTTTCCACAAAATGAACATGAAAGTTATTCTGAAATCCTTCCACAGTGGGGCAAACGCTTATATTGAAATTTGCATAGGTATCCTTACAAAATCGAAGATCCATCCACCCGAACGGCCTATATTCCTCACTAGTTTCTTTGTAGTGCTGCAAGAATTCAGCATCTTTGCTAGTTTCCCTTGTCGGTATTCGCCAAGTAGTATCTTCCGTTATCGAGATATTCATTCTGAAAAGTGTATATACCCTTCTTGAACCTGGTGGGAGTTTTTTTATGGGTTTGGCTGTCCTTGATACTACAGGAGATAAAACCCGCTGTAAATGACTCACTTGCCTTTGGGCCCAAGGACCGTAACAAATGGATCCTCCATGAATTTGAACGTCTAGAGCAAAGTCCGGAGGTGCCCCATTATTACCCACATCGGGCCCATCAATATCAGATATTGTTGGATGAGCTCCATGTGGTACGACACCTGGAACATCGACGTCATACGAAATAGTAACCTTTGGACATTTTAAAATCGATGTAAATTTAGCATACTCATGGTTTGTGAGATCAAATTCAATATCATCTAAATCGTTTGCTTTAGCCTCTCCTGAAGTAGCTTTGTAAAGAGACAAGcctttccatttttgataaaaactGTCGTTCGATGACCTTGTGTTCTTTttagttctttttgataCAACTGGTTTGCTTACTAGCTGTAGGACTCTTATAAACGCTTTCCACAACTTTGATACTTTTCCTGTGTCTAACTTGAATTTCAACCCGATGGCATCATCGTAACCAATGTTTTGTTTGATggatatttcaaaatttttaaattccATTTGTGTTTTATTTCTATACAGGTCTACTCGCTCCTTGGGAGGTAAAACATCTACTATGCCCTCACCGCTTTCGTAGCTTAAAATCATAACTGATGGTGTGAATTTGTTTCCCAACAATAAGGAACCGCGACTAAAATTAAGTTCAATTggtaaaaatttcaaaaactgtGGATGTTTGCCGATATCTGTCTCTTGGTAGTCCCTATCATTGATTATTGAAGCATCAGAGTTTGTTGTATACGCAGATTCGCTTAGATCCTCGTCTAATTTATCAGCACTGCTTCCGTCACTAAATGGTTCGGGAAAGGAATGTTCATTGAGGTATTTCTCAAATTTGTCTCGTTCATCTTTAGACAACAAGTTTATAACGTTATCATATGCAACTGTTCTGttgtaaataaaaatttctaaaCCTTCACATTCTAAACAAAACTTGCATGGAAGTTTTACATTGTTTTTAGAAGGGCTCTTATTATTATCTATCAATTCTGCTTTTCTGCAATTTAACAGCCAGTATTTCCATGTTATGCTACCCTCTAGAATAGAAATCGTATAGTCTTTGTGTATCACGGAAAGATGTTTGAAATGAATTCGACCTCCTAGCAACGAGACACGAAGTGTCTCAACGTTTATCTTTACTTTCGCTCGTTTCCATAATAGCCATTCTAGTATAAAACTTACAAGGTATGCATAAATTCTTCCCATGTAGAATACCATTGTCAAACACGCTACGATAGTGAGAATCCAATCTACCAGAAAAACCCAACTAAAGTCTTTCTGGTGAGTAAGGGGAACCCCACGTAGTTGCGAAACAGCTTCCATGCTTACCAGCTTACTACAGTTAGTGGAAGGCTTGAGTTAGGTGGACTCAATGAATactaattcttcttcttcttcgaaAGAGCactgaataaaaaaataatgccGCTGTGAAATATTTGGATTTTGACCTATAGCtcaatattgatgaagcCAAGAGTGGTACCAACAGCTTTTTAATATTGAGCTTCGTTTCCGCTTGTTTGTATATCAATCGCCATCCCTACGAAGTTATTGAGAACGCATCGTGAAACTCTCACCTTAATTCCAGCggtagaaaaaaaaagtcttgAACAATACACGTCGGTTACACTAAGAAAGATATGACGATTACAGCCTAATAAGAATACGTAACGGACTAAAGACGTGTGGAATATAGCGAAAATGGCTTTATTGGAGAAGTTGCATCGAAGGATTGTTGATATGGGGCTTGTCCCACGCATCATCGCATCATTACCAGTTGTTTCCATGGTATGCGCCCTTTTTGGGTTTATTTCTATCGCTATTCTGCCTATGGATGGACAGTACAGAAGAACATATATTTCTGAGAATGCATTAATGCCGTCACAAGCGTACAGTTACTTCAGAGAATCCGAATGGAACATTTTGAGGGGATATCGATCTCagattgaagaaatggTAAATATGACTTCTATGGAGAGAAATAACATAATGGGTTCCTGGTTGCAAGAATTTGGTACCAAGACTGCTATCtatgaaaatgaacaaTATGGAGAAACTTTGTATGGTGTAATGCACGCTCCCAGGGGTGATGGGACAGAGGCAATGGTGCTTGCTGTTCCATGGTTTAATTCAGATGATAAATTCAATGTTGGTGGTGCGGCATTAGGTGTATCCTTAGCTAGGTTTTTTTCACGTTGGCCAGTATGGTCCAAGAATAtaattattgttttcagtGAAAACCCCTGTGCAGCTTTAAGATCATGGGTTGAGGCATACCATACTTCCTTAGATTTAACTGGTGGTTCCATTGAAGCTGCTGTGGTAGTTGATTATTCAAGTgcagaagatttttttgagtatGTGGAGATTTCTTATGACGGTCTAAACGGTGAGCTGCCCAATTTAGATCTCGTCAACGTCGCTATATCCATTACCGAACATGAAGGTATGAAAGTTTCTCTGCATGGTCTACCCCTTGACCAGTTGACCATCAATAATTACTGGTCAAGATTGAAAGTACTATGTTTAGGAATAAGGGATTGGGCATTGGCTGGTGTTAAAAATCCCCATGGTAACGAGGCATTCAGCGGTTGGAGAATCCAATCTGTAACGTTGAAGGCACATGGGAACAGCGGCCATGATATCACTACTTTTGGACGTATACCAGAAGCAATGTTTCGTTCCATCAACAATCTTTTGGAGAAATTCCATCAGtcgtttttcttttatttgttaCTAGCGCCACGTCAATTCGTATCCATTAGTAGTTATTTACCAAGTGCCGTGGCTTTATCAGTAGCATTCGCCATAAGTTCATTAAACGCCTTTATAAACAATACTTATGCAAGTATATCCATATTTTCTGAGTATAATCTAGTGGCGTTGTTGGTCTGGTTCATATCATTGGTCATATCATTTGTCGTTTCACAAGTATTTCTTCTACTACCTTCTGCAGGATTATTGATGGCGATTAGTatgatttcttgttttttgcCTCTAATACTGTCCAAGAAAGTT
The nucleotide sequence above comes from Saccharomyces mikatae IFO 1815 strain IFO1815 genome assembly, chromosome: 12. Encoded proteins:
- the CSF1 gene encoding Csf1p (similar to Saccharomyces cerevisiae CSF1 (YLR087C); ancestral locus Anc_8.260) is translated as MEAVSQLRGVPLTHQKDFSWVFLVDWILTIVACLTMVFYMGRIYAYLVSFILEWLLWKRAKVKINVETLRVSLLGGRIHFKHLSVIHKDYTISILEGSITWKYWLLNCRKAELIDNNKSPSKNNVKLPCKFCLECEGLEIFIYNRTVAYDNVINLLSKDERDKFEKYLNEHSFPEPFSDGSSADKLDEDLSESAYTTNSDASIINDRDYQETDIGKHPQFLKFLPIELNFSRGSLLLGNKFTPSVMILSYESGEGIVDVLPPKERVDLYRNKTQMEFKNFEISIKQNIGYDDAIGLKFKLDTGKVSKLWKAFIRVLQLVSKPVVSKRTKKNTRSSNDSFYQKWKGLSLYKATSGEAKANDLDDIEFDLTNHEYAKFTSILKCPKVTISYDVDVPGVVPHGAHPTISDIDGPDVGNNGAPPDFALDVQIHGGSICYGPWAQRQVSHLQRVLSPVVSRTAKPIKKLPPGSRRVYTLFRMNISITEDTTWRIPTRETSKDAEFLQHYKETSEEYRPFGWMDLRFCKDTYANFNISVCPTVEGFQNNFHVHFVETEIRSSVNHDILLKSKVFNIDGDIGYPLGWNSKAIWIINMKSEQLEAFLLREHITLVADTLSDFSAGDPTPYELFRPFVYKVNWEMEGYSIYLNVNDHNIVNNPLDFNENCYLSLHGDKLAIDVTVPRESILGTYTDISYEISTPMFRMMLNTPPWNTLNEFMKHKEVGRAYDFTIKGTYLLYSELDIDNVDTLVIECTSNSTVLHCYGFVMRYLTNVKMNYFGEFFNFVTSEEYTGVLGARDVGDVTTKSSVVDLASTVDSGYQNSSVKNNSEAKGPMKRSDLKRTTNETDIWFTFSVWNGALILPETIYSFDPCIALHFSELVVDFRSCNYYMDIMAVLDGTSIKRHVSKQINEVFDFIRRNNGADEQEHGSLSDLTIHGHRMYGLPPTEPTYFCQWDINLGDLSIDSDVEFIKGFFSSFYKIGFGYNDLENILLYDTETIDDMTSLTVHAERIRISLEDPVMKSQSVISAESILFTLIDFENENYSQRIDVKVPKLKISLNCVMGDGVDMSFLKFETKLRFTNFEQYKDIDKKRSEQRKYITFHDSPYHRCSFLLPLFYQDSDTYQKLYGAIAPSSSIPTLPLPTLPDTIDFIIEDIVGEYATLLEAANPFKDSFAETPSTVEPSKASFTEDDNDEEASSSGFKPGAFTEDGDDEKDNYVVDVSYILLDIDPLLFVFTKSLLEQLYSENMVQVLDDIEIGIVKRLSNLQEGITSISNIDIHIAYLNLIWQETGEEGFELYLDRIDYQMREKSLEKNRTTKLLEVAALARVKTVRVTVNQKKNPDLSEDRPPALSLGLEGFEIWSSTEGRQVNSLNLTSSDITIDESQMEWLFQYCSDQANLLQEVATSFHSIQDTRTSSKTELISELTAASEYYQISHDPYVITKPAFIMRLSKGHVRENRSWKIITRLRHILTYLPDDWQNNIDKVLKERKYTSANDAKNIFMSVFSTWRNWEFSDVARSYIYGKLFSTDNEKHKQNLIKKLLKCTMGSFYLTVYGEGYEVEHNFVVADANLVVDLTPPVTSLSLNREETIEITGRIGSVKGKFSDRLLKLQDLIPLVAAVGEDDKSDPKTELSKQFRMNTVLLVDKSELQLVMDETKLMSRTVGGRVSLLWENLKDSTSQAGSVVIFSQKSEVWLKHASIILGEAQLRDFSILATTEAWSHKPTILINNQCADLHFRAMSSTEQTVTAITEIRESALKIKERIKFKPKSKKKSQFVGQKINTVLTCYFSNVSSEIMPLSPFYIRHEAKQLDIYFNKFGSNEILISIWDTDFFMTSHQTKEQYLRFSFGDIEIKGGVSKEGYSLINVDISISMIKLTFSEPRRIVNSFLQDEKLASQGINLLCSLKSLFFSSNIPKKEKQVPALMINWTLDTSISYFGILIPVASTYFVFELHMLLLSLTNTNNGMLPEETKVTGQFSIENILFLIKERSLPIGLSKVLDFSIKVSTLQRTIDTEQSFQVESSHFRVCLSPDSLLRLMWGAHKLLDLGHYYTKHHAPNIWNIKMFTGKSDKPKEIPLNFRSIHILSYKFCIGWLFQYGTGSDPGLMLGYNRLFSAYERDFGKFTVVDSFFSVANGNTSSTFFSEGNEKDKYNRSFLPNMQISYWFKRCGELKDWFFRFHGEALDVNFVPSFMDVIDSTLQSMRAFQELKRNILDVSENSHSEDSNIYAASSVENAPSSLAPFLNNIRSVNSNFKYDGGVFRVYTYEDIEAKSEPSFEIKSPVVTINCTYKHDEDKVRPHKIRTLITVDPTHNTLYAGCAPLLMEFSESLQKMIKKHSTDEKPNFTKPSPQNVDYKRLLDQFDVAVKLTSAKQQLSLSCEPKAKVQADVGFESFLFSVTTNEFDSEHPLEFSLTLEHTKASIKHIFSREVSTSFEVGFMDLTILFTHPDVISMYGIGLVSDLNVFFNVKQLQNLYLFLDIWRFSSILHTRPAQRSVNKGIDMHSLTSTSHVDLGTEIPWCFTLIFTNVSGDVDLGPSLGVISLRTQRTWLATDHYDEKRQLLHAFTDGISLTSEGRLSGLFEVANASWLSEVKWSPEKGKNTHPLVSTSLNIDDMAIKAAFDYHMFLIGTINNIHFQLHNEKDAKGVLPDLLQVSFSSDEIILSSTALVAANILDIYNTIVRMRQDNKISYMETLRDSNPGESRQPVLYKDILRSLKLLRTDLSVSISSLKVQISPISLFDVEVLVVRIDKVSIRSETHSGKKLKTDLQLQVLDVSAALSTSKEELDEEVGASIAIDDYMHYASKIVGGTIIDIPKLAVHMTTLQEEKTNNLEYLFACSFSDKISVRWNLGPVNFIKEMWTTHVKALAVRRSQIANISFGQTEEELEESINKEETASKFNYIALEEPQIEVPQIRDLGDATPPMEWFGVNRKRFPKFTHQTAVIPVQKLVYLAEKQYVKILDDTH
- the GAA1 gene encoding GPI-anchor transamidase subunit GAA1 (similar to Saccharomyces cerevisiae GAA1 (YLR088W); ancestral locus Anc_8.261), translated to MALLEKLHRRIVDMGLVPRIIASLPVVSMVCALFGFISIAILPMDGQYRRTYISENALMPSQAYSYFRESEWNILRGYRSQIEEMVNMTSMERNNIMGSWLQEFGTKTAIYENEQYGETLYGVMHAPRGDGTEAMVLAVPWFNSDDKFNVGGAALGVSLARFFSRWPVWSKNIIIVFSENPCAALRSWVEAYHTSLDLTGGSIEAAVVVDYSSAEDFFEYVEISYDGLNGELPNLDLVNVAISITEHEGMKVSLHGLPLDQLTINNYWSRLKVLCLGIRDWALAGVKNPHGNEAFSGWRIQSVTLKAHGNSGHDITTFGRIPEAMFRSINNLLEKFHQSFFFYLLLAPRQFVSISSYLPSAVALSVAFAISSLNAFINNTYASISIFSEYNLVALLVWFISLVISFVVSQVFLLLPSAGLLMAISMISCFLPLILSKKVHISEPLSYRLKNVAFLYFSLVLTSLLMINFAMALLIGTLAFPMTLVKTIIESSGEHEVSAKPYISIKTEPKEETELIENYEDIMPGKSQQRQELKNLLLLVLTNPFISITIFGSFFDDEFQGFDVINKLVSAWLDLKCWSWFVLCIGWLPCWLLVLASSFESKRVMLKSKEKQS